The proteins below are encoded in one region of Corynebacterium felinum:
- the lepA gene encoding translation elongation factor 4, translating to MAKNFAEKTFTDLSKIRNFCIIAHIDHGKSTLADRILQFSNVVDARDMRDQYLDNMDIERERGITIKAQNVRLPWVPRTGPHAGEEIVMQMIDTPGHVDFTYEVSRALEACEGAILLVDAAQGIEAQTLANLYLAMENDLEIIPVLNKIDLPAADPEKYSLEIANILGCEPEDVLRVSGKTGEGVELLLDKVAELIPAPTTDAPADAPARAMIFDSVYDTYRGVVTYIRMIDGKLTPRQKIKMMSTGAVHELLEIGIVSPTPKKCEGLGPGEVGYLITGVKDVRQSKVGDTVTWAQHGATDPLKGYAEPKPMVYSGLFPISQADFPDLREALEKLQLNDASLSWEPETSVALGFGFRCGFLGLLHMEITRDRLEREFGLDLISTAPSVSYRVVTEGGEEIHVHNPSDWPGGKLREVWEPVVKTTIIVPSDFVGTTMELCQSKRGIMGGMDYLSEDRVELRYTMPLGEIIFDFFDSLKSRTKGYASLNYEDAGEQEANLVKVDILLNGDPVDAFSAIVHRDSAQWYGNKMTKKLKELIPRQQFEVPIQAAIGSKVIARENIRAMRKDVTAKCYGGDISRKRKLLEKQKEGKKRMKALGSVSVPQEAFVAALSTDDDK from the coding sequence ATGGCCAAGAATTTCGCGGAGAAGACGTTTACGGATCTATCCAAGATCCGAAACTTCTGCATCATCGCGCACATTGACCACGGAAAATCGACTCTTGCCGACCGCATTTTGCAATTTTCGAACGTGGTAGATGCGCGTGACATGCGCGATCAGTACTTGGACAACATGGACATTGAGCGCGAACGCGGCATCACCATTAAAGCCCAAAACGTGCGTCTGCCGTGGGTTCCTCGCACCGGCCCGCACGCGGGTGAGGAAATTGTGATGCAGATGATTGATACGCCCGGTCACGTGGACTTCACGTACGAGGTGTCCCGCGCGCTTGAGGCGTGCGAAGGTGCAATTTTGCTTGTCGACGCCGCCCAGGGCATCGAAGCGCAGACACTGGCCAACCTGTACCTGGCGATGGAAAATGATCTGGAGATCATTCCGGTGCTGAACAAAATTGACTTGCCTGCTGCTGATCCGGAGAAGTATTCGCTGGAAATCGCAAATATTCTTGGCTGTGAGCCGGAAGATGTGCTGCGCGTATCAGGCAAGACCGGTGAGGGTGTGGAGCTGTTGCTGGATAAGGTGGCGGAGTTAATTCCTGCCCCCACCACGGATGCGCCTGCTGATGCGCCTGCCCGTGCCATGATTTTCGACTCGGTTTACGACACCTACCGTGGCGTGGTGACCTATATTCGTATGATCGATGGCAAGCTCACCCCACGCCAGAAGATCAAGATGATGTCGACTGGTGCTGTGCACGAGTTGCTGGAGATCGGCATTGTCTCACCCACTCCGAAGAAGTGCGAGGGCCTAGGCCCTGGTGAGGTGGGCTATTTGATCACGGGTGTGAAGGATGTGCGCCAGTCGAAGGTGGGCGATACTGTCACTTGGGCACAGCACGGTGCTACTGATCCGTTGAAGGGTTATGCTGAGCCGAAGCCGATGGTGTATTCGGGCTTGTTCCCGATTTCCCAGGCGGATTTCCCTGATTTGCGTGAGGCCTTAGAAAAGCTGCAGCTTAACGACGCCTCCCTCTCGTGGGAGCCGGAAACGTCTGTGGCCTTGGGCTTTGGTTTCCGCTGTGGCTTCTTGGGTCTTCTGCACATGGAGATTACCCGCGACCGTCTTGAGCGCGAGTTCGGCCTTGACCTGATTTCGACCGCACCGTCGGTGTCGTACCGCGTGGTTACTGAGGGCGGGGAGGAAATTCATGTGCATAATCCTTCCGACTGGCCTGGCGGTAAGTTGCGTGAGGTGTGGGAGCCGGTGGTGAAGACCACCATTATTGTGCCGAGCGATTTTGTGGGCACCACGATGGAGTTGTGCCAGTCGAAGCGCGGCATCATGGGCGGCATGGATTACTTGTCTGAGGATCGTGTGGAGTTGCGCTACACGATGCCGTTGGGTGAGATCATTTTTGACTTCTTCGATTCGTTGAAGTCGCGCACCAAGGGCTATGCCTCCCTCAACTATGAGGATGCTGGTGAGCAGGAGGCGAACCTGGTGAAGGTGGATATTCTGCTTAATGGTGATCCTGTGGATGCGTTTTCGGCGATTGTGCACCGCGATTCGGCCCAGTGGTATGGCAATAAGATGACGAAGAAGCTCAAGGAGCTGATTCCTCGCCAGCAGTTTGAGGTGCCGATCCAGGCTGCGATTGGTTCGAAGGTGATTGCTCGTGAGAATATTCGCGCGATGCGTAAGGACGTGACCGCGAAGTGTTACGGCGGCGATATTTCGCGTAAGCGCAAGCTTCTGGAAAAGCAGAAGGAAGGCAAGAAGCGCATGAAGGCACTCGGCTCTGTCTCCGTGCCGCAGGAAGCCTTCGTTGCGGCACTGTCTACCGACGACGACAAGTAG
- a CDS encoding growth inhibitor PemK: MNTSRTPRRGLFRRLRSALRRDEVRTLDDGLITLSARLGLHDADEVAQKKTLAADFQVIDTDSCPRSIFYAPNMDGQVDPGEVVFLFVPGETPADEPIERAIVVVARSGDQVAGLLTSPNPEHASKETWIDIGAGPWDPAGRQSWACLDKVIRVPELAIRRQGAVIPQRRFSRIANKLRSEYGWA, translated from the coding sequence ATGAACACCTCACGCACACCCCGTCGCGGTCTGTTTCGTCGACTGCGTTCGGCACTCAGACGCGATGAGGTGCGCACGCTTGACGACGGCCTGATCACGCTCTCCGCACGCCTCGGGTTGCATGACGCTGATGAAGTGGCACAGAAAAAAACCCTCGCCGCCGACTTTCAAGTCATCGACACCGACTCCTGCCCACGCAGTATCTTCTACGCCCCCAACATGGACGGGCAAGTCGACCCCGGCGAAGTAGTGTTCCTTTTCGTGCCCGGCGAAACCCCCGCCGATGAACCCATCGAACGCGCCATCGTTGTGGTAGCCCGCAGCGGTGACCAAGTCGCGGGCCTGCTCACCTCCCCCAACCCCGAGCATGCGAGTAAAGAAACCTGGATCGATATCGGCGCTGGCCCGTGGGATCCCGCTGGGCGGCAATCATGGGCGTGCTTAGACAAAGTGATTCGCGTTCCCGAACTCGCTATTCGACGCCAAGGTGCGGTAATCCCGCAACGGCGCTTTAGCCGGATTGCCAACAAGCTTCGCTCCGAATACGGCTGGGCCTAA
- the rpsT gene encoding 30S ribosomal protein S20, whose amino-acid sequence MANIKSQKKRILTNEKRRQRNQAVRSAVRTEIRKFRALVAAGDKAGAEVQLRAASRALDKSVTKGVFHRNNAANKKSRMAAALNKMA is encoded by the coding sequence ATGGCAAACATCAAGTCCCAGAAGAAGCGCATCCTCACCAACGAGAAGCGTCGTCAGCGTAACCAGGCTGTTCGTTCCGCAGTTCGTACCGAGATCCGCAAGTTCCGTGCACTGGTCGCCGCTGGCGACAAGGCTGGCGCTGAGGTTCAGCTGCGTGCTGCTTCCCGCGCTCTGGACAAGTCTGTCACCAAGGGTGTCTTCCACCGCAACAACGCGGCTAACAAGAAGTCCCGCATGGCTGCAGCCCTGAACAAGATGGCTTAA
- a CDS encoding LysE family translocator: MPLAQLGTLIMLNLVGMMTPGPDIFLLTRIATRSRKHALASVCGISTGLLLWVSLTVFGAAALLTAYPALVGVIQLVGGLWLVWMGRGMIVSARAQFRDGFNPDLDLDVLLGTVGHCYRQGVATNLSNPKVVLYFAAIIAPLMPPNPSFGVAALVIAAIASTTLLGFGAIVLALSTSPVRRLFMKAGPFVDLGSGAFFVIAGSTLAVNGAASFF, encoded by the coding sequence ATGCCTTTAGCCCAGTTAGGGACTTTGATCATGCTTAATTTAGTGGGCATGATGACGCCAGGTCCCGATATTTTCTTGCTTACCCGCATTGCAACCCGTTCGCGCAAGCACGCTTTAGCGAGCGTGTGTGGCATTTCGACGGGCTTGTTGTTGTGGGTGTCGTTGACTGTTTTTGGTGCGGCCGCACTGCTTACGGCCTATCCCGCGTTGGTGGGTGTGATTCAGCTTGTGGGTGGTTTGTGGCTGGTGTGGATGGGTCGCGGGATGATCGTATCGGCGCGCGCCCAGTTCCGCGACGGTTTCAACCCTGATCTTGATTTAGATGTGTTGTTAGGCACGGTGGGGCATTGTTACCGCCAAGGTGTGGCAACGAATCTGTCGAATCCAAAAGTGGTGCTGTATTTTGCGGCAATTATTGCCCCGCTGATGCCACCGAACCCAAGTTTCGGGGTGGCAGCGTTGGTGATTGCTGCGATTGCGAGTACCACGTTGCTTGGGTTTGGTGCGATTGTGCTTGCCTTATCGACGTCGCCAGTGCGTCGGCTGTTTATGAAAGCAGGTCCGTTTGTTGATCTTGGTTCCGGCGCGTTTTTCGTGATCGCTGGTTCCACGTTGGCTGTTAATGGGGCGGCAAGTTTCTTCTAG
- a CDS encoding ankyrin repeat domain-containing protein produces the protein MAEFSTPHTNEDLPEDLQAFVTELFTLARTGGDGAADRLAQYIQAGLSPNLTNHEGNTLLMLAAYNGHADVVTQLAELGADVNQLNDRGQSPLAGAIFKKEEAVIEALLAAGADPRAGHPTAIDCANMFGNAELAQRLSNA, from the coding sequence ATGGCTGAATTTTCTACTCCACATACCAACGAGGATCTCCCCGAAGACCTCCAAGCTTTTGTCACCGAGCTCTTCACCCTTGCACGCACCGGCGGGGACGGTGCTGCCGATCGTCTCGCCCAGTACATCCAGGCGGGCCTGAGCCCCAACCTGACCAACCACGAAGGCAATACACTGCTGATGCTGGCTGCCTACAATGGGCACGCCGACGTGGTCACGCAACTGGCTGAGCTCGGCGCTGATGTCAACCAGCTCAACGATCGTGGCCAGTCGCCGCTGGCTGGGGCAATTTTCAAGAAAGAAGAGGCAGTCATCGAAGCGTTGCTGGCGGCTGGGGCCGACCCACGCGCCGGGCATCCGACTGCTATCGATTGCGCGAATATGTTTGGTAATGCTGAACTTGCTCAGCGATTGAGCAACGCCTAA
- the holA gene encoding DNA polymerase III subunit delta: protein MNNVHLIVGDEDFLAERAREEIVAAIRAESENGDAIEISSIRAGDVSEAELLDLCSPSLFGEDRIVIINKMDEAGKEPAELIVRLAKDPGPGISLIIVHSGGGRQKAQVPKLKKLAHVHEVKALRNNERPNWVTQEFRRYGIRPTPDVVHALLEGVGSDLRELASAISQLIADTDGEVTAAKVREYYAGVAEVNGFDVADLACAGQTHRALASMRRALQLGVEPAALAAALSMKVSGIARLYSTRGKPHISLAGKLGMAPFILEKTAHLARRWSGDAVSEAVIIVADLDAAVKGQGGDPAFALEDAVRRISQLAG, encoded by the coding sequence ATGAATAATGTGCACCTGATCGTCGGCGACGAAGACTTCCTAGCAGAACGCGCCCGTGAAGAAATCGTCGCCGCCATCCGTGCCGAAAGCGAGAACGGCGACGCCATAGAAATCTCCAGCATTCGCGCAGGCGATGTCTCCGAGGCCGAACTACTCGACCTGTGCAGCCCCTCCCTGTTTGGGGAAGATCGCATCGTGATCATCAACAAAATGGACGAAGCAGGTAAAGAACCCGCTGAGCTGATAGTCAGGCTCGCCAAAGATCCCGGACCTGGGATTTCCCTGATCATCGTGCATTCCGGCGGTGGACGCCAAAAAGCGCAAGTACCTAAACTGAAAAAACTCGCCCACGTCCACGAAGTCAAAGCCCTCCGCAACAATGAACGCCCCAACTGGGTCACTCAAGAGTTCCGCCGCTATGGCATCCGGCCCACCCCAGACGTGGTGCATGCACTACTAGAAGGCGTGGGATCAGACCTCCGCGAACTCGCCAGCGCCATCAGTCAACTCATTGCGGACACCGATGGGGAAGTCACCGCCGCCAAAGTCCGCGAATACTACGCCGGTGTGGCCGAAGTTAATGGTTTTGATGTCGCCGACCTTGCCTGCGCCGGCCAAACGCATCGCGCGCTGGCCAGCATGCGCCGCGCCCTGCAGCTCGGCGTCGAACCGGCAGCACTGGCTGCAGCACTCAGCATGAAAGTATCCGGCATTGCACGGTTGTATTCCACCCGCGGCAAACCCCACATCTCTTTGGCCGGCAAGCTGGGAATGGCACCATTTATTCTTGAAAAGACAGCTCACCTGGCACGCCGATGGTCGGGCGATGCCGTCAGCGAAGCCGTGATTATCGTGGCAGATCTCGACGCGGCAGTGAAAGGACAAGGCGGCGATCCGGCCTTCGCATTAGAAGATGCAGTGCGCCGGATTTCACAACTAGCGGGATAG
- a CDS encoding ComEC/Rec2 family competence protein gives MTQLRLVPAACAVWGSALVVIVLRSWDIPWWAVGLAGFVLISATAVGLHAFDHGQAIISTSLATSSFLVATMRRIIVENTQIPATFQAVAAGSASISENGTLQQFHLAGYPAPLPVWSREHYVVIVGETVRVSGHSVDSDRIGLGNTLIIASDISTDAAPHALMTFADFVRGEFLQLCTRWIHGTSTALIPAMVFGDTSAQTPEFKQAFIDTNLAHLSAVSGANVAIVTATAAVLTARFGPVWRNLAAAATLGIYVLIVGTDPSVIRAAAMGIVGIVAMFSHSRTTPLHVLSLIVIVLLHYDTHYATNMGFCLSVAATVGIIVIYPTLRVMIGRSKLPDIFVKALALALAAQLSTMPLVAGMQHEISLIGVAANIACAPVVAPITVLGLGAAVAASIGAGLRALPVDILTEPLAALLSGIGGVMLSIISPLAQWISLIAHSGAALPGAVITVPTSRAPLWALVIALWVVYLIHRVRLGILLAVATAAVVIPSILAVNNHEISYQDKQIFRIATEEELLRLYPHHLPAGTAVVVVEEEGKPRNYPSALPNGIPVLYPNRDGPVRLYSDGTWHADSGRF, from the coding sequence ATGACCCAACTTCGGCTTGTTCCTGCGGCGTGCGCGGTCTGGGGCAGTGCACTTGTGGTCATTGTCCTGCGCAGCTGGGACATACCCTGGTGGGCTGTTGGCCTTGCAGGATTCGTACTGATCAGCGCTACAGCAGTGGGGCTGCATGCGTTCGATCACGGCCAAGCCATCATCAGCACAAGCCTTGCCACCAGTAGTTTCCTTGTTGCCACCATGCGGCGGATCATTGTGGAAAACACCCAGATTCCTGCCACGTTTCAGGCGGTGGCGGCCGGGTCGGCGTCGATAAGCGAGAATGGGACGCTGCAACAGTTTCATCTTGCCGGCTACCCCGCACCGCTACCAGTATGGTCACGTGAACATTACGTGGTCATAGTCGGGGAAACTGTGCGCGTGAGCGGGCACAGTGTTGACAGTGACCGCATCGGGCTGGGCAACACACTTATTATCGCCAGCGATATCAGCACCGATGCGGCACCACATGCGCTGATGACCTTCGCTGACTTCGTGCGCGGCGAATTTCTCCAACTATGCACCCGCTGGATTCACGGCACCTCAACTGCACTCATCCCCGCCATGGTTTTTGGCGACACAAGCGCACAAACACCGGAATTTAAACAAGCATTCATTGACACGAACCTAGCCCACCTCAGCGCGGTAAGCGGGGCCAACGTTGCCATTGTCACCGCCACCGCCGCTGTGCTCACCGCCCGCTTCGGACCTGTGTGGCGCAACCTCGCTGCCGCAGCCACACTCGGTATCTATGTACTCATCGTGGGCACAGACCCCTCAGTAATCAGGGCGGCCGCCATGGGGATAGTCGGCATTGTTGCCATGTTCAGCCACTCCCGCACAACCCCGCTGCATGTACTCAGCCTCATCGTGATCGTATTGCTGCACTACGATACCCACTACGCAACCAACATGGGGTTTTGTCTATCTGTGGCCGCAACAGTAGGCATCATCGTGATATACCCCACCCTGCGCGTGATGATCGGGCGCAGCAAGCTCCCCGATATCTTCGTTAAAGCCCTCGCGCTTGCACTCGCCGCCCAACTATCCACCATGCCACTTGTAGCTGGCATGCAACACGAAATCTCACTCATTGGCGTAGCCGCAAACATTGCCTGCGCCCCAGTCGTCGCACCGATTACGGTGCTCGGCCTCGGCGCAGCGGTCGCAGCAAGCATCGGGGCGGGATTGCGCGCACTACCTGTCGATATCCTCACCGAACCACTAGCGGCACTGCTATCTGGGATAGGTGGGGTGATGCTGAGCATCATCTCCCCACTAGCGCAATGGATTAGCCTCATTGCGCACTCCGGTGCAGCACTACCCGGGGCAGTGATTACAGTGCCAACCTCTCGCGCCCCACTGTGGGCACTGGTGATCGCACTATGGGTGGTCTATCTGATTCACCGTGTACGCCTTGGCATCCTCCTAGCAGTAGCCACAGCAGCCGTGGTCATTCCCAGCATCCTTGCGGTGAACAACCATGAAATCTCCTACCAAGACAAACAGATTTTTCGCATCGCCACAGAGGAAGAACTCCTTCGCCTCTACCCACACCACCTACCTGCGGGAACTGCCGTGGTGGTGGTTGAAGAAGAAGGAAAACCACGCAACTATCCTTCAGCCCTACCGAATGGAATCCCAGTTCTTTATCCCAACCGCGACGGCCCCGTACGCCTTTACAGCGACGGAACATGGCATGCAGACAGCGGCAGATTCTAA
- a CDS encoding ComEA family DNA-binding protein, whose translation MLSFRTLRRSLRLHALGASRRKIATHLASRLDELTRPTAMEEELAVAFPEPGELRFSIPPRVAVLIAAVTGIVVTIVILWQVVSQAQHQQSPQLGAPVWNTTPSPAAPASHASPTSAVADVQVVVSVVGEVHNPGLHSFPPTTARIADALTAAGVKPEGDIRGLNLAEKLVDGTQIVVPHRDHHMPDQPNAVLDARLGGALVMGPAASPGAGVEGMAKVNLNQATETELVTLPGVGEKTAQAIIQHRESIGGFSTIEQLQDVKGIGPAKFAQIKPEVTL comes from the coding sequence ATGCTATCCTTTCGCACCCTGCGCCGCAGCCTTCGCCTTCACGCCCTAGGGGCAAGTAGAAGAAAAATCGCCACCCACTTGGCGTCTCGGCTTGACGAGCTTACGCGGCCGACAGCTATGGAAGAAGAACTAGCAGTGGCATTCCCCGAACCTGGTGAACTGCGCTTTTCTATTCCACCAAGGGTAGCTGTGCTCATTGCCGCAGTGACAGGAATTGTTGTCACCATTGTTATCCTGTGGCAGGTGGTCTCGCAGGCGCAGCATCAGCAGAGCCCACAGCTGGGCGCACCAGTGTGGAATACAACGCCGAGCCCGGCTGCGCCTGCTTCTCATGCATCGCCCACCAGTGCGGTAGCCGACGTTCAGGTGGTGGTGTCGGTCGTAGGGGAGGTGCACAATCCCGGGCTGCATAGTTTTCCACCCACCACTGCACGTATCGCCGATGCGCTCACAGCCGCCGGTGTGAAACCCGAGGGGGATATTCGGGGGTTGAATTTGGCCGAAAAACTTGTCGACGGCACCCAAATTGTCGTACCGCACCGCGACCATCACATGCCAGATCAACCGAATGCTGTACTCGATGCCCGCCTAGGCGGAGCCTTGGTGATGGGGCCAGCCGCATCACCAGGTGCTGGGGTGGAGGGGATGGCAAAAGTGAATCTGAATCAGGCTACCGAAACAGAATTGGTAACCCTTCCTGGGGTGGGGGAGAAAACCGCCCAAGCAATCATTCAGCACAGGGAGAGCATTGGTGGTTTTAGCACCATTGAGCAGCTGCAAGATGTCAAAGGAATCGGTCCGGCGAAATTCGCACAGATCAAACCTGAGGTCACACTATGA